From a single Apium graveolens cultivar Ventura chromosome 2, ASM990537v1, whole genome shotgun sequence genomic region:
- the LOC141707259 gene encoding elongation factor 1-beta 2-like, with protein sequence MAITFTDLHTESGLKSLNDFLSGKSYISGDKISKDDVKVYAAVVEKPGDAFPNASQWYQSVDSLLAKSFPGKAVGVSIGTQSAPADSAPAKEAEKESPADDDDDLDLFGDETEEEKKAAEEREASKAPAKKKESGKSSVLLDVKPWDDETDMKKLEEAVRSVEMPGLLWGAAKLVPVGYGIKKLTIMMTIVDDLVSVDTIIEDHLTVEPISEYVQSCDIVAFNKI encoded by the exons ATGGCCATCACATTCACAGATCTACACACCGAGTCAGGACTCAAGTCCCTCAACGACTTCCTCTCGGGAAAATCCTATATCTCCGG GGATAAGATTAGTAAGGATGATGTGAAGGTGTATGCAGCTGTTGTTGAGAAGCCTGGTGATGCTTTTCCCAATGCTAGTCAGTGGTACCAGAGTGTTGACTCTCTGCTTGCTAAAAG CTTCCCTGGTAAAGCCGTTGGTGTGAGTATCGGTACCCAGTCTGCTCCTGCTGATTCTGCTCCAGCAAAGGAAGCGGAAAAG GAATCTCCTGCTGATGATGACGATGACCTTGATCTCTTTGGTGACGAGACCGAGGAAGAGAAAAAGGCAGCAGAAGAGAGAGAGGCATCTAAAGCACCCGCCAAGAAGAAAGAGA GTGGGAAATCATCTGTTCTTTTGGATGTGAAGCCATGGGATGATGAGACTGACATGAAGAAGCTGGAAGAGGCTGTTCGCAGCGTTGAAATGCCAGGGCTCTTGTGGGGAGCAG CGAAACTAGTTCCTGTTGGTTATGGGATTAAGAAGTTGACCATCATGATGACTATCGTAGATGACCTTGTTTCTGTGGATACTATTATAGAGGATCATCTCACAGTTGAGCCTATCAGTGAGTATGTTCAGAGCTGTGACATCGTGGCCTTTAACAAAATTTAA
- the LOC141707261 gene encoding protein OCTOPUS-like produces the protein MTSPPQPKTRTRTRSRRLSACPRHPSQPITGFCPLCLHERLSGLESPSKPSTSASTSQSELRRTKSVSIRNFDASSFEPRRHSCDVRGKNTLSHLFNVDDECKLPSREIRVESKSLVRNVNVDCIGNDEILENVSDVRVCNDEIDEDVMTMKEHIDLELRSGGKVKKDFNSVAGSFRVVASVFSKKLNKWRVKSRKKGSCGEREDGGGEGGRVIGRETVSEVGEYGLGRRSCDTEPTRFSVDGNRISVDDVRFSFDEPRASWDGYLIARTIPRLTPMLSGVENMMLSRPEEQMGSIREDEKDEMTSGLSAQSNSDSSSSRRQSSFDRTSSIRSGSLKGVGLQGDEAKVVANSNVFGGSKLVITEKELKDWHLNSIKGDQSRKSIDSVPKDCSVDTLIGFKKLTKWKMAGSKWGFKSKLGDKKTETLVENKSHVVEPPYKEENREVGVENGDYSSMLARSSSCVTSRNPCKPVATDDGMGSKELVLDRNRSTKYTSSNFDNGLLRFYLTPFRSYRSSRSGKGRLKNSSPAIAGEVLRLN, from the coding sequence ATGACTTCTCCACCCCAACCCAAGACCCGAACCCGTACCCGATCTCGCCGTCTCTCCGCCTGTCCCCGCCACCCCTCTCAACCCATCACCGGCTTCTGCCCTCTCTGTCTCCACGAACGTCTCTCCGGCCTCGAATCTCCCTCCAAACCCTCCACCTCAGCCTCCACTTCTCAATCGGAGCTCCGACGAACCAAATCAGTCTCTATCCGAAACTTCGACGCTTCATCCTTCGAGCCTCGTCGTCATTCTTGTGATGTTAGAGGTAAAAACACTCTCTCTCATCTCTTTAATGTTGATGATGAATGTAAGCTTCCGTCTCGAGAAATTAGAGTTGAATCGAAAAGTCTAGTTAGAAATGTTAATGTTGATTGTATTGGTAATGATGAGATTCTTGAGAATGTGAGTGATGTTAGGGTTTGTAATGATGAGATTGATGAAGATGTGATGACAATGAAGGAACATATAGATCTTGAGTTACGGAGTGGCGGTAAGGTCAAGAAGGACTTTAATAGTGTTGCTGGGAGTTTTAGGGTTGTTGCGTCCGTGTTTTCAAAGAAATTGAATAAGTGGAGGGTGAAGAGTAGGAAGAAGGGTAGTTGTGGGGAGAGGGAGGATGGTGGGGGTGAAGGAGGGAGGGTTATTGGGAGGGAGACGGTGTCGGAGGTAGGGGAGTATGGATTAGGGAGGAGGTCGTGTGATACGGAACCTACTAGGTTTTCGGTGGATGGGAATAGGATATCGGTGGATGATGTTAGGTTTTCGTTTGATGAGCCTAGAGCTTCTTGGGATGGTTATTTGATTGCTAGGACTATTCCGAGGTTGACACCGATGTTGTCTGGTGTGGAGAATATGATGTTGAGTAGGCCGGAAGAGCAGATGGGTTCGATAAGGGAAGATGAGAAGGATGAGATGACGTCTGGTTTGTCGGCACAGAGTAATTCGGATTCTTCGTCTTCTCGTAGGCAGAGTAGTTTTGATCGGACGAGTTCGATTAGAAGCGGGTCTCTGAAAGGAGTGGGGTTACAGGGTGATGAAGCGAAAGTGGTAGCGAATTCTAATGTTTTTGGTGGAAGCAAATTGGTTATCACGGAGAAAGAGTTGAAAGATTGGCATTTGAATTCTATTAAAGGTGATCAGTCAAGGAAGAGCATTGATTCTGTACCTAAGGATTGTAGTGTTGATACTTTGATTGGGTTTAAAAAGTTGACTAAGTGGAAGATGGCGGGTAGTAAATGGGGTTTCAAAAGTAAGCTTGGTGACAAAAAGACAGAAACTTTGGTAGAAAACAAAAGTCACGTGGTTGAGCCTCCTTACAAGGAGGAAAACAGAGAGGTTGGAGTAGAAAATGGGGATTACAGCAGCATGCTTGCTCGTAGCAGTAGTTGTGTCACTTCTAGGAATCCCTGCAAACCAGTTGCAACGGATGACGGTATGGGTTCAAAAGAGCTTGTGTTGGACAGAAATAGAAGTACAAAATATACTTCATCCAACTTTGACAATGGCCTTTTGAGGTTCTATTTGACTCCATTCAGGAGCTATAGAAGCAGTAGATCTGGAAAAGGTAGGTTAAAGAACTCCTCACCTGCTATAGCTGGAGAGGTTTTAAGGCTGAACTGA